The Corynebacterium vitaeruminis DSM 20294 genome window below encodes:
- a CDS encoding MFS transporter: protein MTVATAPSSRRTDRATVVAWGLWDMGSAAFNAVLVTFVFSVYLTDSVGLNVHTSATPSTWYSLAIALSGVAIALVAPVMGQRADARGKRRQSVRSWTLLTFALMLALFVVRNDAPDYFWVGITLMAIASVTFELSEVSYFAMLNQVSTRENVGRVSGFGWSLGYFGGIILLLICYVGFIAGSSGGHAGLLRVPSEGGFNIRLVAVVAAVWFLVLALPVMFRVPEVAPNPELETGGVVSSYKVLIATLKELWHTDRNSLRFLLASAVFRDGLAGVFTFGAILAVTVYEFRPDQVLLFGVAANVISAIGALACGTFDDRFGPKPVILVSLASMVACSVVLYFVHGPLMFWIFGLALCLFVGPAQSASRSFLSRLCEEGREGQLFGLYTTTGRAVSPLAPAAFSLFTGVTGSDRAGIFAIALILVLGLWLLTRVRQPS, encoded by the coding sequence ATGACTGTTGCCACCGCGCCCTCGTCCCGCCGCACCGACCGCGCCACCGTGGTCGCCTGGGGCCTGTGGGACATGGGCTCGGCCGCCTTCAACGCGGTGCTGGTGACCTTCGTGTTCTCCGTCTACCTCACCGACTCCGTGGGGCTCAACGTCCACACCTCCGCCACCCCGTCGACCTGGTACTCGCTAGCCATCGCGCTCTCGGGCGTCGCCATCGCGCTCGTCGCGCCCGTCATGGGGCAGCGTGCCGACGCCAGGGGTAAGCGGCGCCAGAGCGTGCGCAGCTGGACGCTGCTCACCTTCGCCCTCATGCTCGCGCTCTTCGTAGTGCGCAACGACGCCCCGGACTACTTCTGGGTGGGCATCACGTTGATGGCGATCGCCTCGGTGACCTTCGAGCTTTCCGAGGTCTCCTACTTCGCCATGCTCAACCAGGTCTCCACCCGCGAGAACGTCGGGCGGGTCTCCGGCTTCGGCTGGTCGCTGGGCTATTTCGGCGGCATCATCTTGCTGCTCATCTGCTACGTCGGCTTCATCGCGGGCTCCTCCGGCGGCCACGCCGGCCTGCTGCGCGTGCCCTCCGAGGGTGGCTTCAACATCCGGCTGGTCGCCGTCGTCGCCGCCGTGTGGTTCCTCGTGCTCGCCCTGCCGGTGATGTTCCGGGTCCCGGAGGTCGCCCCCAACCCCGAGCTGGAAACCGGCGGCGTGGTCTCCTCCTACAAGGTGCTCATCGCCACCCTGAAGGAGCTGTGGCACACCGACCGCAACTCCCTGCGCTTCCTGCTCGCCTCGGCGGTATTCCGGGACGGGCTGGCGGGCGTGTTCACCTTCGGCGCCATCCTCGCCGTCACCGTCTACGAGTTCCGCCCCGACCAGGTCCTGCTCTTCGGCGTGGCCGCCAACGTCATCAGCGCCATCGGCGCGCTGGCGTGCGGCACCTTCGACGACCGCTTCGGCCCCAAGCCCGTCATCCTCGTCTCGCTCGCGAGCATGGTCGCCTGCTCGGTCGTCCTCTACTTCGTCCATGGCCCGCTCATGTTCTGGATCTTCGGGCTCGCGCTGTGCCTGTTCGTCGGCCCCGCGCAGTCCGCCTCCCGCTCCTTCCTCTCCCGGCTGTGCGAGGAGGGCCGCGAGGGGCAGCTCTTCGGCCTGTACACCACCACCGGCCGCGCGGTGAGCCCGCTAGCGCCCGCGGCCTTCTCGCTGTTCACGGGCGTCACCGGCTCCGATCGCGCGGGCATCTTCGCCATCGCGCTCATCCTCGTGCTCGGACTGTGGCTGCTCACGCGGGTGCGCCAGCCCTCCTGA
- the thrE gene encoding threonine/serine exporter ThrE has protein sequence MSLRETLRGLSQRAGRIATIDAIKAAPPPSPLAPVDLTDPGQVAAVMDVAARVGDILLSSGTSNRDTVVQIHAVTSAYGLVYCHVDITLNTITVFANIGHEKKTPVSVFRVVSKMTTDFSKLTAVDRLIRSIQAGATPPDVAAKILDDLYAAPASYGFKTSLVGWGGMGASVAVLLGGGWLQAVLALVVAVLIMAGSAWLAKHSLPLFFQNVYGGFVATLPAAIAYFVATGHGLHVVPSQIVASGIVVMLAGLTMVQSLQDGITGAPVTASARFFETLLLTGAIVAGVGIGIQAAELMGISLPPLESAAAPNYASSLAKALAGAVASASFALACYAELGSVIVSGLTALAGSVLYYFVLIPLGIGEVISTALAATVIGLAGGLLARRFLIPPLITAIAGITPMLPGLSIYRGMYAALNEQMLVGFTNLALALSLCSALAAGVVLGEWVARRLRRPPRLNLYGAFRRARRNPFPATDTGSFKVVKAPNEGRG, from the coding sequence ATGAGTCTTAGGGAAACACTGCGCGGCCTCAGCCAGCGCGCGGGGCGCATCGCGACGATCGATGCGATCAAGGCCGCGCCGCCGCCGTCGCCGCTGGCCCCGGTCGATCTGACGGATCCGGGGCAGGTCGCGGCCGTGATGGACGTGGCCGCGCGCGTGGGCGACATCCTCTTGTCCTCCGGAACGTCCAACCGCGACACCGTCGTGCAGATCCACGCGGTGACCTCGGCGTACGGCCTCGTGTACTGCCACGTGGACATCACGCTCAACACGATCACGGTGTTCGCGAACATCGGGCACGAGAAGAAGACGCCGGTGAGCGTGTTCCGCGTGGTCAGCAAGATGACCACGGACTTTTCCAAGCTCACGGCCGTGGACCGGCTCATCCGCTCGATCCAGGCGGGCGCCACCCCGCCGGACGTGGCCGCGAAGATCCTGGACGACCTCTACGCGGCACCGGCCAGCTACGGGTTCAAGACCTCGCTGGTGGGCTGGGGCGGCATGGGCGCCTCGGTCGCGGTGCTGCTCGGCGGCGGGTGGCTCCAGGCGGTGCTGGCGCTGGTCGTCGCCGTGCTGATCATGGCGGGCAGCGCGTGGCTGGCCAAGCACTCGCTGCCGCTGTTCTTCCAGAACGTCTACGGCGGGTTCGTGGCCACGCTGCCCGCGGCGATCGCGTACTTCGTCGCCACCGGGCACGGCCTGCACGTGGTGCCCAGCCAGATCGTGGCCTCGGGCATCGTGGTCATGCTGGCCGGGCTGACGATGGTGCAGTCGCTCCAGGACGGCATCACGGGCGCGCCGGTGACGGCGTCGGCACGGTTCTTCGAGACGCTGCTGCTCACCGGCGCGATCGTGGCGGGCGTGGGCATCGGCATCCAGGCCGCGGAGCTCATGGGGATCTCCCTGCCGCCGCTGGAATCGGCCGCGGCTCCGAACTACGCGTCCTCGCTGGCCAAGGCGCTGGCGGGCGCGGTTGCCTCGGCGTCGTTCGCGCTGGCCTGCTACGCGGAGCTGGGCTCCGTGATCGTCTCCGGGCTCACGGCGCTGGCCGGTTCCGTCCTCTACTACTTCGTGCTCATCCCGCTCGGCATCGGCGAGGTCATCTCCACGGCGCTCGCCGCCACGGTCATCGGCCTCGCCGGCGGCCTGCTCGCGCGCCGCTTTCTCATCCCGCCGCTCATCACCGCGATCGCGGGCATCACCCCGATGCTGCCGGGCCTGTCCATCTACCGCGGCATGTACGCCGCACTCAACGAGCAGATGCTGGTCGGCTTCACCAACCTGGCGCTGGCCCTGTCGCTGTGCTCGGCGCTGGCCGCGGGCGTGGTCCTGGGCGAGTGGGTCGCGCGCAGGCTTCGCCGCCCGCCGCGCCTGAACCTCTACGGCGCCTTCCGCCGCGCGCGCCGCAACCCGTTCCCCGCCACCGACACCGGCAGCTTCAAGGTGGTCAAGGCCCCCAACGAGGGTCGCGGTTAG